From one Bacteroidia bacterium genomic stretch:
- a CDS encoding glycosyltransferase family 39 protein codes for MKFSKTQLNLLLLFAGILLFVPFLGSVHLFDWDEINFAECAREMIVTHNYSLVQINFLPFWEKPPLFIWMQVLSMKAFGITAFAARLPDAVCGIITLLLVFNIGEKLYDKTFGLLWALAFAGSFLPHFYFKSGIIDPWFNLFIFCGIYFFILFTNEKTKKIFSEKLFFSALFIGLAIMTKGPVGLLIFGLCAVVFWIKNRFQTIATIPQIIFYAAVLLATAGLWFVYLILSGHFQLIKEFIEYQIRLLRTGDAGHSGPFYYHFVVLLIGCFPASILGIRAFKKNSFDTPFQKHFKTGMLILFWVVLILFSIVKTKIIHYSSLCYFPLTFLAAYCGYKIIRNELEWKKWMTKMLLFIASLLGLLLIILPFINTFKSQIIASGIIKDSFANANLEANAHWTGFEFLIGVFFIVGILLSLYAIQKNNFSKGIFALFFVTMITVNLAAVAIVPRVEEYSQNAAIEFYQQLKNKDCYVETLGFKSYAYLFYSDKQPQKDIRNTNLDWLLSGNIDKPAYFVCKINNASEYETKFPQLKELYRKNGFVFLEREK; via the coding sequence ATGAAATTCAGTAAAACTCAACTTAATTTATTGCTGCTCTTTGCAGGAATTTTGTTGTTTGTACCTTTTCTTGGGAGCGTTCATTTATTTGATTGGGACGAAATAAATTTTGCTGAATGCGCTCGAGAAATGATTGTAACGCACAATTATTCCTTAGTACAAATAAATTTTTTACCCTTTTGGGAAAAGCCGCCTTTATTTATTTGGATGCAAGTTTTATCCATGAAAGCCTTTGGAATTACTGCTTTTGCAGCACGTCTTCCGGATGCTGTTTGCGGAATAATTACACTTTTATTGGTATTTAATATTGGAGAAAAATTATACGACAAAACTTTTGGTTTACTTTGGGCATTGGCTTTCGCGGGATCTTTTCTTCCTCATTTTTATTTTAAATCCGGTATTATTGATCCTTGGTTTAACTTGTTTATTTTTTGTGGAATTTATTTTTTCATTCTTTTCACCAACGAAAAAACAAAAAAAATCTTCTCTGAAAAATTATTTTTTTCAGCGCTATTTATTGGCTTGGCAATTATGACGAAAGGTCCTGTCGGCTTACTTATTTTCGGATTATGTGCTGTTGTCTTTTGGATAAAAAATCGTTTTCAAACAATTGCAACTATTCCGCAAATTATTTTTTATGCCGCTGTTTTGCTTGCTACCGCTGGTTTGTGGTTTGTGTATTTAATTTTAAGCGGACATTTTCAACTCATTAAAGAATTTATTGAATATCAAATTCGCTTGTTGCGAACTGGTGATGCCGGTCATAGCGGTCCATTTTATTATCATTTTGTTGTTTTATTAATTGGCTGTTTTCCTGCGTCCATATTAGGAATTAGAGCTTTCAAAAAAAACAGTTTCGATACACCTTTCCAAAAACATTTTAAAACAGGCATGCTGATTTTATTTTGGGTGGTTTTGATTTTATTCTCCATCGTGAAAACAAAAATTATTCATTATTCTTCGCTCTGCTATTTTCCGCTCACCTTTTTAGCGGCATATTGCGGCTATAAAATAATTCGCAACGAATTGGAATGGAAAAAATGGATGACGAAAATGCTTCTTTTTATCGCATCTCTTTTGGGTTTGCTGTTGATAATTTTGCCTTTTATCAATACGTTTAAATCGCAAATTATTGCTTCCGGAATTATTAAAGATTCCTTTGCTAATGCCAATTTAGAAGCCAATGCACATTGGACAGGTTTTGAATTTTTAATCGGCGTTTTCTTTATTGTCGGAATTTTACTGTCGCTTTACGCGATTCAAAAAAATAATTTTTCGAAAGGTATTTTCGCACTTTTTTTTGTAACGATGATTACTGTGAATCTCGCTGCTGTTGCGATTGTTCCGCGTGTAGAAGAATATTCTCAAAATGCCGCGATTGAGTTTTATCAGCAATTAAAAAATAAAGATTGTTATGTTGAAACACTTGGTTTTAAAAGCTATGCGTATTTGTTTTATTCTGACAAACAACCACAAAAAGACATTCGAAATACCAATTTAGATTGGCTTTTATCTGGAAACATTGATAAACCGGCTTATTTTGTTTGCAAAATAAATAATGCTTCGGAATACGAAACTAAATTTCCGCAACTGAAAGAATTGTATCGAAAAAATGGTTTTGTCTTTTTAGAGCGCGAAAAATAA
- a CDS encoding glycosyltransferase family 2 protein yields the protein MINNKKLVIVLPAYNAAQTLRKTYSEIPFDIVDEVVLVDDASKDNTIEVGKEIGIKHIIRHEKNTGYGGNQKTCYHKALELNADIVIMLHPDYQYTPKLIPSMANLIANDLYQVVLGSRILGNGALKGGMPMYKYIFNRMLTLTQNILINQKLSEYHTGYRAFSKEVLQKINFHANSDDFVFDNQMLSQIVFAGYEIAEITCPTKYFKEASSINFRRSSKYGLGVLAVSITHFLGRMGIYTSKIYKK from the coding sequence ATGATCAACAATAAAAAATTGGTAATTGTTTTGCCAGCTTACAACGCTGCACAAACACTGCGTAAAACATACAGCGAAATTCCTTTTGATATTGTAGATGAAGTGGTGTTGGTGGACGATGCGAGTAAAGATAATACCATTGAAGTTGGAAAAGAAATCGGTATCAAACACATCATTCGGCACGAAAAAAATACGGGTTATGGAGGTAATCAAAAGACATGCTACCACAAGGCTTTAGAACTAAATGCCGATATCGTTATTATGTTGCATCCCGATTATCAATACACGCCAAAGTTAATTCCGTCAATGGCGAACTTAATTGCGAACGATTTGTATCAAGTGGTTCTGGGTTCTCGGATTTTGGGGAATGGCGCGCTGAAAGGCGGAATGCCGATGTATAAATATATCTTTAACAGAATGCTGACGCTCACGCAAAATATTTTAATCAATCAAAAATTGAGCGAATATCATACCGGTTATCGCGCCTTTTCAAAAGAAGTACTTCAAAAAATAAATTTTCACGCTAATTCAGACGATTTTGTTTTCGATAATCAAATGCTTTCGCAGATTGTTTTTGCTGGTTACGAAATAGCTGAAATTACGTGTCCTACCAAGTATTTTAAAGAAGCATCTTCCATTAATTTTAGACGTAGTAGCAAATACGGATTGGGTGTTTTAGCTGTTTCCATCACGCATTTCTTAGGCAGAATGGGAATTTATACTTCGAAGATTTACAAAAAGTAA
- a CDS encoding phosphatase PAP2 family protein, protein MKKILKRNTAFLLPYLLFLIVAGFFLATQAKSGIHIYINGFHCAIVDKLAPYVTYLGSGIAVAILVLLLFCNYRFAIIAIGAYVISSIITQGLKHTIFKDVLRPTAYFQNVHPLYFVPGVKMDLYHSFPSGHATTAFAVYFSLALIVEKKWAKFLFLIVALSVAYSRVYLSEHFLNDVYFGSIIGVSSALFSYYMVENSKLLSEKTWLNHSLISKK, encoded by the coding sequence ATGAAAAAGATTCTCAAAAGAAACACCGCTTTCCTCCTTCCCTATCTTCTATTTTTAATCGTTGCCGGATTTTTTTTAGCTACGCAAGCAAAATCCGGTATTCACATATACATCAACGGTTTTCACTGTGCTATCGTTGATAAATTAGCACCTTACGTTACGTATTTAGGCAGTGGAATTGCTGTTGCGATTTTGGTTTTATTACTCTTTTGCAACTATCGTTTTGCCATTATTGCGATTGGCGCTTACGTTATTTCCAGCATCATTACACAAGGTTTGAAACACACTATTTTTAAAGATGTGTTGCGCCCTACGGCTTATTTTCAGAATGTTCATCCGCTGTATTTTGTGCCAGGTGTTAAAATGGATTTGTACCACAGCTTTCCGTCCGGACATGCGACTACCGCATTTGCAGTTTATTTTTCCTTGGCTTTAATAGTCGAAAAAAAATGGGCGAAATTTTTATTTTTAATCGTGGCTTTATCGGTGGCATATTCTCGCGTGTATTTGTCGGAGCATTTTTTAAATGATGTTTATTTCGGCTCTATCATTGGCGTTTCCAGCGCATTGTTTTCGTATTACATGGTAGAAAATTCCAAACTTCTAAGCGAAAAAACTTGGCTGAACCATTCGCTCATCAGCAAAAAATAA
- a CDS encoding methyltransferase has translation MPNQTFVFKQFSIHQDKCAMKVGTDAVLLGSWVNAENVQHILDIGTGTGIIALMLAQKTIASIDAIDIDENACLQATENKDACNWKNRVQIHCISLQDFSKKSTKKYDVIVSNPPYFIDSSKALGIERTTARHTDLLSFEELIDGVISLLQKNGKFCIILPFKEGETFIEMANEKKLFLTKLMRVKTTQGKVAKRIMMQFEFARNTFSESSIIIEKEERHSYTDDYIALTKEYYLGF, from the coding sequence ATGCCGAATCAGACATTTGTATTCAAACAATTTTCTATCCATCAGGACAAATGTGCCATGAAAGTGGGCACAGACGCAGTTTTACTTGGATCTTGGGTAAACGCAGAAAACGTTCAACACATTTTAGATATTGGAACTGGCACGGGAATTATTGCCTTGATGCTCGCTCAAAAAACCATTGCTTCCATTGATGCCATTGACATTGATGAGAATGCATGTTTACAAGCAACGGAAAATAAAGACGCGTGTAATTGGAAAAATCGCGTTCAAATACATTGTATTTCTTTGCAAGATTTCTCTAAGAAATCAACTAAAAAATACGATGTGATTGTGAGCAATCCTCCTTATTTTATTGATTCTTCCAAAGCCTTGGGAATTGAACGTACAACCGCTCGGCATACCGATTTACTGTCTTTCGAAGAATTGATTGATGGCGTCATTTCATTGCTTCAAAAAAATGGAAAATTTTGTATCATTCTTCCTTTTAAAGAAGGAGAAACATTTATTGAAATGGCGAACGAAAAAAAATTATTTCTGACTAAATTAATGCGCGTTAAAACAACACAAGGAAAAGTAGCGAAACGAATTATGATGCAATTTGAATTTGCACGCAATACTTTTTCGGAAAGCTCCATCATCATTGAAAAAGAAGAACGTCACAGTTATACCGACGATTACATCGCACTTACCAAAGAGTATTATTTAGGATTTTAA
- a CDS encoding MFS transporter, which produces MNAPNTSDKKTFAALKIKDFSFFVSARFFLTLANQMQGLIVGWQIYEFTKNPLWLGMIGLAEALPFICTALFAGHIADIVPRKKIILIAMSGVLISSFALAYFSYHNSAFIKTHGVLPIYGVIFLTGIARAFIGPSFFAFMSQIVPRELYSNAATWNSAVWQTGAIGGPALGGFLYVALGAEISYQIVFCLAAFAFLLFLFIAAKPISPKEKKESLFESLGVGIRFVFKNQIILGALSLDLFAVFFGGAVALLPIFAAEVLKVGPTGLGILRAAPSVGAVIMSFIMAYFPPMKNAGKKMLFAVGGFGICMILFAISPYFYLSVFVLALSGACDNVSVIVRSTALQLMTPDNMRGRVSAVNNIFIGSSNEIGEFESGLAAHWMGLIRSVIFGGCMTLLVTGITSKKAPKLRELNLDDFK; this is translated from the coding sequence TTGAACGCTCCAAATACTTCCGATAAAAAAACATTTGCAGCACTCAAAATAAAGGATTTCAGTTTTTTTGTTTCCGCACGTTTTTTTTTAACACTTGCCAATCAAATGCAAGGTTTAATTGTAGGTTGGCAGATTTATGAGTTCACAAAAAACCCACTTTGGCTAGGAATGATTGGACTTGCAGAAGCACTTCCTTTTATTTGTACCGCACTTTTTGCCGGACACATTGCTGATATTGTTCCGCGAAAAAAAATAATTTTAATCGCAATGTCGGGCGTTTTAATAAGCTCGTTTGCTTTGGCTTATTTCAGTTATCACAACAGTGCATTTATAAAAACGCACGGAGTTTTACCTATTTATGGAGTTATCTTTTTAACTGGAATTGCACGTGCTTTTATTGGTCCGTCTTTTTTTGCATTTATGTCGCAAATTGTGCCGCGCGAATTGTACTCCAACGCAGCTACTTGGAACAGTGCCGTTTGGCAAACTGGCGCCATTGGCGGTCCGGCTTTAGGTGGCTTTTTATACGTTGCACTTGGCGCGGAAATATCGTACCAAATTGTTTTTTGTTTGGCAGCTTTTGCTTTTCTTTTATTTTTATTTATCGCAGCAAAACCAATATCTCCAAAGGAAAAGAAAGAATCTCTTTTTGAAAGTTTAGGCGTAGGAATTCGTTTTGTATTTAAAAATCAAATTATTTTAGGTGCGCTTTCGCTTGATTTATTTGCCGTTTTTTTTGGTGGAGCAGTTGCTTTATTGCCCATTTTTGCTGCCGAAGTTTTAAAAGTAGGTCCAACCGGATTAGGAATTTTACGTGCAGCTCCATCAGTTGGAGCCGTTATAATGTCATTTATAATGGCTTACTTTCCGCCTATGAAAAACGCAGGAAAAAAAATGCTTTTTGCCGTTGGCGGTTTTGGAATTTGCATGATTTTATTTGCCATTTCACCTTATTTTTACCTCTCTGTTTTCGTGCTTGCTTTAAGTGGCGCTTGCGATAACGTGAGCGTGATTGTACGTTCAACGGCTTTGCAATTAATGACGCCCGACAATATGCGCGGACGCGTTTCGGCAGTAAATAATATTTTTATCGGCTCGTCCAACGAAATTGGAGAATTTGAATCTGGTTTGGCCGCACATTGGATGGGCTTAATTCGATCGGTTATTTTTGGCGGATGTATGACTTTGCTTGTAACCGGAATTACTTCTAAGAAAGCCCCGAAACTCCGCGAGCTCAATTTGGATGATTTTAAATAA
- a CDS encoding START-like domain-containing protein — protein sequence MAKEIAKNKKIVKKIISTKKSSSQKSKKSLKSKPTKKIVSKKKPTKIAKIVAKPTKKPVAKKVIPTKKQKLVPVAKPIAKVSSKKIVKTEKRVAVKEIKVIAPTKPIKPEKLLKKEIPRSKKSMKPKKMRSVFFIKNEILNLKPSSSKLAKKEPKGKYSLEYIVNCSPTILYEFLTTPSGLCEWFADDVNIKDNHYSFIWDGGAQIAEILEATPSKTLRLKWTDRNDGSYFQFSIETDELTNDISLIITDFAENEAEQKSSKMLWDTQIGKLLHIIGA from the coding sequence ATGGCAAAAGAAATTGCAAAAAATAAAAAAATTGTCAAAAAAATAATTTCGACAAAAAAGAGTAGTTCTCAGAAAAGTAAAAAAAGTCTGAAATCGAAGCCTACAAAAAAAATAGTTTCTAAAAAGAAGCCTACCAAGATTGCAAAAATAGTTGCCAAGCCAACAAAAAAGCCTGTCGCAAAAAAAGTTATTCCTACTAAAAAGCAAAAATTAGTTCCGGTTGCGAAACCTATTGCCAAGGTTTCTTCTAAAAAAATAGTGAAAACAGAAAAAAGGGTCGCCGTAAAAGAAATTAAAGTTATTGCGCCTACAAAGCCTATTAAACCTGAAAAACTTCTGAAAAAGGAAATTCCACGTTCAAAAAAATCGATGAAACCCAAAAAAATGCGTTCGGTTTTCTTCATTAAAAATGAAATTTTGAATCTGAAACCGTCTTCCAGTAAATTGGCAAAAAAAGAACCCAAAGGGAAATACAGTTTAGAGTATATTGTGAACTGTTCTCCCACTATTTTATATGAATTTTTAACTACGCCCAGCGGACTTTGCGAATGGTTTGCCGATGATGTAAATATTAAAGATAACCACTATAGTTTTATTTGGGATGGCGGCGCGCAAATTGCCGAAATATTAGAAGCCACGCCCAGCAAGACATTGCGCCTGAAATGGACAGATAGAAACGATGGATCTTATTTTCAATTTTCGATTGAAACAGATGAATTAACAAATGATATTTCACTCATCATTACCGATTTTGCTGAAAATGAAGCCGAGCAAAAAAGCTCTAAAATGCTTTGGGATACTCAAATCGGAAAACTTTTGCACATTATAGGAGCTTAA
- a CDS encoding 30S ribosomal protein S16 produces the protein MPVKIRLQRQGKKGQAFFHIVIADGRAPRDGKFIEKLGTYNPRTNPASIDIDSEKTLQWLKDGAQPSDTCRAILSYKGIMFRNHLVKGIAKGALTQEQADAKFAKWMADKENKINGKVSGLATQKADAAKKQFASETALKEKRAAKIAAKAVVPEPVAEAPSAPAAEESPAAEA, from the coding sequence ATGCCTGTTAAAATCAGATTACAGAGACAAGGAAAAAAAGGTCAAGCCTTTTTTCATATTGTCATTGCGGACGGTCGTGCACCTCGAGATGGAAAATTTATCGAAAAATTAGGCACGTACAATCCCAGAACAAACCCCGCTTCAATTGATATTGATAGCGAAAAAACATTGCAATGGTTGAAAGATGGCGCGCAGCCTTCTGATACTTGCAGAGCCATTTTATCCTACAAAGGAATTATGTTTCGCAATCACCTTGTGAAAGGAATCGCTAAAGGCGCTTTAACACAAGAACAAGCGGATGCAAAATTTGCTAAATGGATGGCTGATAAAGAGAATAAAATCAACGGAAAAGTTTCCGGATTGGCAACTCAAAAAGCAGATGCAGCTAAAAAACAATTTGCTTCCGAAACGGCATTGAAAGAAAAAAGAGCTGCAAAAATAGCTGCGAAAGCAGTTGTTCCAGAACCAGTTGCTGAAGCACCAAGCGCTCCGGCAGCAGAAGAAAGTCCAGCAGCAGAGGCTTAA
- the rimM gene encoding ribosome maturation factor RimM (Essential for efficient processing of 16S rRNA), translating to MNIEDCIEIGKIIKTIGFKGEVTVLLHIPVSKKSFAEKIIFLKLNNRLVPFFIKYIRIVNNSATLAIDGKDTEKKVSEFLKTEIYLPAATLVLSAEKKAFGSELIGFSVNDKKLGNIGEIREVLDFPQQKILQIIHPNGKEILLPLIENFILKTNRKEKILEIEAPEGLVEMYLNPDSEKQN from the coding sequence ATGAATATCGAAGATTGTATTGAGATTGGAAAAATTATTAAAACCATTGGTTTTAAAGGTGAAGTAACGGTGCTATTGCATATTCCGGTTTCTAAAAAATCCTTTGCCGAAAAAATTATTTTTTTGAAACTCAACAATCGTTTGGTTCCTTTTTTCATAAAATACATACGCATCGTAAATAACAGTGCCACTTTGGCGATCGATGGAAAGGATACAGAAAAAAAAGTAAGCGAATTTTTAAAAACAGAAATTTATCTTCCGGCAGCAACATTGGTTTTATCCGCTGAAAAAAAAGCTTTTGGAAGCGAATTAATTGGATTTTCTGTAAATGATAAAAAGCTCGGGAATATTGGTGAAATAAGAGAAGTTTTAGATTTTCCGCAACAAAAAATCTTGCAAATTATTCATCCGAACGGAAAAGAAATTTTGCTTCCGCTGATCGAAAATTTTATTTTAAAAACAAATCGCAAAGAAAAAATCCTCGAAATAGAAGCACCCGAAGGCTTAGTGGAAATGTATTTAAATCCCGATTCGGAGAAGCAAAATTAG